From Dioscorea cayenensis subsp. rotundata cultivar TDr96_F1 chromosome 13, TDr96_F1_v2_PseudoChromosome.rev07_lg8_w22 25.fasta, whole genome shotgun sequence, the proteins below share one genomic window:
- the LOC120274634 gene encoding probable disease resistance protein At1g61310, with protein sequence MEEVETWFQLERVSIVNCDMDCLPELQFECPSLLSLNIQHNQRLENLPKFFLRQMSNLTYLNLSSTKIHELPNEIITHLFNLEFLDISRTKIKSLPHELGNLKKLKYLFCGYLFLGKLQAGLLSNLYSLQVLDLYPYGYVEPKELEILRSFKGIGMCASTNEILQQFSHLPIVNINIQEIEGLLTLQLSSLTSEVHGWPKDLQIISCTTIQNIVITNRTKINLKFLRLFDLPKLRSFIWRIEPKEVFPMLQLVQIEACHSLTSLHWVLHLPLLYVLVLKNCDAIEELIDEEVGEIEEDKAITTFPRLKYLTIVHLPKLVKISSCVLDFPHLPKVHLEDCPNLKRLPFKPDIINNQGLLIKCEKKWWEILEWDDATIQSQFCSNSTEEEEITEFFGSKDIQLKELRKKNAKGLQLEPFAGKEDIFNVLKSSNFVLLLDNIWEEMCATMGAEEMIIKVECLEPDEAWDLFKDNVNLNVIESNENFKKIAWQVMRKCGGLPLALKVVGKAMSNKKSVQD encoded by the exons ATGGAGGAGGTTGAGACATGGTTTCAGCTGGAACGGGTGTCAATAGTCAATTGTGATATGGATTGTTTGCCTGAGTTGCAGTTTGAGTGCCCAAGCCTCTTGAGTTTGAACATTCAGCATAATCAAAGGCTAGAAAATCTGCCAAAGTTCTTTCTAAGACAAATGTCAAATCTCACATACTTGAATCTATCTTCTACTAAAATCCATGAGCTCCCAAATGAGATCATCACACATTTGTTTAACCTCGAGTTTCTTGACATATCACGTACAAAAATCAAATCACTTCCACACGAGCTGGGAAATTTGAAAAAGTTGAAATACCTTTTCTGTGGATATCTGTTTTTAGGAAAATTACAAGCTGGGCTATTATCAAATTTGTACAGTCTACAGGTGCTTGACCTATATCCATATGGGTATGTAGAACCAAAGGAATTGGAGATACTGAGAAGCTTTAAAGGTATAGGAATGTGTGCATCTACTAATGAGATTCTCCAACAATTCTCCCACCTGCCAATTGTCAATATTAATATTCAAGAAATTGAAGGCTTGCTGACACTTCAACTTAGTAGTTTAACAAGTGAAGTTCATGGGTGGCCAAAGGATCTTCAAATCATATCATGCACTACCATTCAAAACATAGTGATTACTAATAGAACTAAGATAAATCTCAAGTTTCTCAGATTATTTGATCTCCCGAAATTGAGAAGTTTTATTTGGAGGATTGAGCCGAAAGAAGTTTTTCCAATGCTTCAACTTGTCCAAATTGAAGCATGCCACTCTTTGACAAGTCTTCATTGGGTCTTGCATCTCCCGCTCCTCTATGTTTTGgtattaaaaaattgtgatgCAATAGAAGAATTGATAGATGAAGAGGTGGGAGAAATTGAAGAAGACAAAGCCATCACTACGTTTCCCAGACTAAAGTATTTGACAATAGTTCATTTACCGAAGCTAGTGAAAATAAGCAGTTGTGTATTAGATTTCCCTCATCTGCCAAAGGTTCACTTGGAGGACTGTCCAAATTTGAAGAGGCTTCCATTCAAGCCCGATATCATCAACAACCAAGGCCTATTGATTAAATGTGAGAAGAAATGGTGGGAGATATTAGAGTGGGATGATGCCACTATACAATCCCAATTTTGCTCAAATAGCACAGAAGAGGAAGAAATTACAgaattttttg GATCAAAAGATATTCAGCTGAAAGAACTTCGAAAAAAGAATGCTAAAGGCTTGCAATTGGAACCTTTTGCCGGTAAAGAAGAtatcttcaatgttttaaaaagtaGCAACTTTGTATTGCTTTTGGACAATATATGGGAAGAA ATGTGTGCCACGATGGGTGCAGAAGAAATGATCATCAAAGTGGAATGCTTGGAACCAGATGAAGCATGGGATCTTTTCAAGGACAATGTTAATCTAAATGTTATTGagtcaaatgaaaattttaaaaaaatagcatggCAGGTGATGAGAAAGTGTGGTGGTTTGCCACTTGCTCTGAAAGTGGTTGGTAAGGCCATGTCAAACAAAAAATCTGTTCAAGATTGA